From a single Streptomyces sp. NBC_00377 genomic region:
- a CDS encoding SDR family oxidoreductase codes for MTSSYGLRDRAAVVTGATRGIGRAVARALVDAGARVCVSARDPDQVRRAADELDGVGLAGDVGDPGHPEALTRLCLEAFGRLDVLVNNAATNQPYGPLMEADPLAWREAFTVNVEAPLRLVQCAWRGWMREHGGAVVNICTEGATHVGPRVGAYGTSKSALLHLTRQLAGELGPGVRVNSVSPGLVRTEMARFRWEPEEARIAPGLPLGRIGEPEDVARAVLWLASDEAAWVTGADLVVDGGTRVRAARPGPSEEDPAGVTRTPGPHHLPGA; via the coding sequence GGACAGGGCCGCCGTCGTCACGGGGGCCACGCGCGGGATCGGCCGAGCCGTGGCACGAGCGCTCGTCGACGCCGGGGCGCGGGTGTGCGTCAGCGCACGGGACCCGGACCAGGTGCGCCGCGCGGCCGACGAGCTGGACGGCGTGGGACTGGCAGGTGATGTCGGGGACCCCGGCCATCCCGAGGCGCTGACGCGGCTGTGCCTGGAGGCGTTCGGCCGGCTCGACGTGCTGGTCAACAACGCGGCGACCAACCAGCCCTACGGACCGCTCATGGAGGCCGACCCGCTCGCCTGGCGGGAGGCGTTCACCGTGAACGTCGAGGCGCCGCTGCGGCTGGTGCAGTGCGCGTGGCGGGGCTGGATGCGCGAGCACGGAGGAGCCGTGGTCAACATCTGCACCGAGGGCGCGACCCATGTCGGACCGCGGGTGGGCGCGTACGGCACCAGCAAGTCGGCCCTGCTGCACCTCACCCGGCAGCTCGCGGGCGAACTGGGCCCGGGGGTGCGGGTGAACTCCGTCTCCCCCGGCCTGGTGAGGACCGAGATGGCCCGCTTCCGGTGGGAGCCGGAGGAGGCGCGGATCGCGCCGGGTCTGCCGCTGGGCAGGATCGGTGAGCCCGAGGACGTGGCGCGGGCGGTGCTGTGGCTGGCCTCGGACGAGGCCGCCTGGGTCACCGGCGCCGACCTGGTGGTCGACGGCGGCACGAGGGTGCGGGCGGCACGCCCCGGACCCTCGGAGGAGGACCCGGCGGGCGTCACCCGCACCCCGGGCCCTCACCACTTGCCGGGCGCGTAG